One segment of Radiobacillus kanasensis DNA contains the following:
- a CDS encoding CBO0543 family protein, translating to MNKKIATLSTGFLIVTTIISLLLLPFAIYKRSFKDWVIVYLVSLIGNSLADKYLVAKGYLHYKIRPFASKVRIHLPFDIVHYPLMLLYYNQWTLNSKPIGIFLKLFPFVIPLTILETIAAKRTNLIEWKKGWSWYHSFTSLIIKLLLCRSIIAGIRVLNKGKVSTK from the coding sequence TTATCTCCTTGCTTTTACTACCCTTCGCCATTTATAAACGTTCCTTTAAAGATTGGGTTATTGTCTATCTCGTTAGTTTAATTGGCAATTCTCTTGCCGATAAATATTTAGTCGCTAAAGGATACTTACATTATAAAATAAGACCGTTTGCTAGTAAGGTAAGAATCCACTTGCCATTTGATATCGTTCATTATCCGTTAATGCTTCTTTATTACAATCAGTGGACACTAAACAGCAAACCAATCGGCATATTTTTGAAGCTTTTTCCATTCGTTATTCCACTAACTATCCTCGAGACCATTGCAGCAAAGAGAACAAACTTAATCGAATGGAAAAAAGGATGGTCCTGGTATCACTCTTTCACAAGTCTTATTATAAAGCTATTGCTATGTAGAAGTATAATTGCTGGTATCCGAGTTCTAAATAAGGGGAAGGTGTCGACTAAATAA